The Lathyrus oleraceus cultivar Zhongwan6 chromosome 5, CAAS_Psat_ZW6_1.0, whole genome shotgun sequence genome includes the window TTGAGTATTTACAAAGACATGGTCTCAATGGCCAAATAGATAGTGAAACCTTCAAGAAACTTCTTCCTGTCATAACCTATGAAGATATTCAAAATGATATTAACCGTATTGTCAATGGTGATACTTCTTCAATCCTCACTGCCAACCCCGTTTCACACTTTCTCCTTAGGTACTTTTAACTAATTGATCTTCAATCTCGTTTATGTTATTTGGTTTTTGTCTAGAAAATTTAGATTATGTATTTTTTCATTTGGaattttttttcttgttttagaTGAAAAACTCAATCCTCTTAATATTAATTTGCTTGTTTTGGTTTCTTTTTGGCGATTTCAGCTCAGGAACATCTGGTGGTAAGACGAAGTTGATACCAACAACAGAAGAAGATTTTGGAAGAAGATCTTTACTATATAGTCTATTGATGCCAATAATGAATCAATTTGTTCCTGACCTAGATAAAGGAAAAGGAATGTACCTAATGTTTATAAGAAATGAATCTGAAACACCAGGAGGCATTAAAGCTAGTACATCCCTCACAACATATTACAAAAGTTCTTATTTTATAAACAGACCTTACAATCCATACACAAACTTCACTAGTCCAAATGAAACTATTCTTTGTGTTGACTCATACCAAAGTATGTATTCACAACTTCTATGTGGTCTTTGTCAAAACAAGGAAGTCTTTCGTATCGGTGCTGTTTTCGCTTCGGGTCTCATTCGGGCCATTGGGTTCATCGAGAAAAATTGGTCACTTTTTTGCGATGATATAAGAACAGGAACAATTAATCCTCTCATCACTGACATTTCAGTGAGAGAGGCTGTTATGAAAATTCTTAAATCTGACAAAAATCTTGCTGATTTTATCCATAGTGAGTGTAGCAAGGGTTCTTGGCAAGGAATTATAAATAGGTTGTGGCCTAATACTAAGTATGTTGATGTTATTGTGACAGGATCAATGTCACAGTATATTCCTACTTTGGATTATTATAGTAATGGTCTTCCACTTGTTTGTACTATGTATGCTGCTAGTGAATGTCTCTTTGGTGTTAACCTTAATCCTCTTTGTAAACCTTGTCATGTGTCTTATACCCTTATCCCTACCATGTGCTACTATGAATTCTTACCGGTTAATAGAAGTAATAACGATTCTCTAAATGAGAAGGAAAAGCAAGAGCTGGTGGATCTTGTTGATGTCAAGCTTGATCAAGAATATGAGCTTGTTGTTACCACTTATGCTGGTGAGTAAAATTATTTGCGGGGACTAAAAATATTTATGGGTTTACTAATGAACATGTCGTGACAATTGCAGGACTTTATAGGTACAAAGTGGGAGATGTATTGAAAGTGACTGGATTCAAAAACAAGGCACCTCAATTCGAATTTGTATGCAGAAAAAACGTTGTTCTAAGCATAGATTTAGACAAAACAGACGAAGTTGAGCTACAAAATGCAATAAAAAATGCGGCCACACATTTAGCACCATATGATGCAGATGTAGCAGAGTACACTAGTTATGCAGACACAAGATCAATTCCAGGACACTATGTGTTGTATTGGGAATTAAATCTTAAAGGGTCAACAACAATTCCAGATTGTGTTTATGAAGATTGTTGTTTAACTATTGAAGATTCACTTAACAGTACTTATCGACAAGGTCGCGTTTTAGAGAAATCAATTGGGGCACTTGAGATTAAGATTGTGGAGCAGGGGACATTTGATAAACTTATGGATTATGCTATTAGTTGTGGAGCTTCAATAAATCAATACAAAACTCCTAGGTGTGTCAAATCTGCACCTGTTGTGGAGCTTTTGGAGTCAGGAGTTATGGCAGAGTATTTTAGTCCTAAATGTCCACAATGGGTTCCTGGTCCTAAGGAATGGATTAATAGTTAGAATTTAAAAGAGTGGTTATGTGGTAAGACAAGTTTCTTGGTTGTTCATATGTGGTTATGTTAATATGGACATCTTAGAGGTTGCTCTAATTATAATAAAGTTATTCATGTTTGTATGTTTCTTTAGATCCATTGTTTGTTCAACTTTGAGTTGGGTCTGGTGCTTGCATAATCCACAGTGATCCTATTATTCATGTTTAAATAAATTTAGCATTATTAGCACTACTACTTGCGTTTGTTTCTTTTCAATAATGTACCTATGTTTcgtataatatattttttttcaagTAGTCTAGTAGTTGGAAATAAATGCTATCTTGTGTGACCATTAGATAGCATCTTTATTTTATAAGTGTTCTTAAGTTTTATCTTTCATATAATATTTCATATCTATTATAATATGGTTAAATAAATGTTTGGTTCctataaatattttaaattttatttttagtCCCTCTAAATATTCTCTTCAAACAATAGTCTCTATAAATTTTTTAATCCATAAATTTCGTCTTTCCTGTTAGTTTTACTAACGGTGGCGTATTTGGAACTAATTTCATTTACAAACGTGGATTAATTTATTCATTATTTGTCAAATTGGATGTTGATACTTTGTTGAATAAAAATACTTGAAAATCAAAATCCCTATATCACTTTACAAAATACAAATTAAAACCCTAGAACTCATGTCTCCTCTTCTCTGCATGCGTGTTTGTGGTCCCTTTCCGTTTGTTTTTGTGGTTTGGTGGTCTCTTTAAAGTTTCAATCATGTGGTCCCATTATTTCGAATCTTTTAACGTGTGTGGACCTTTCCAAGTTTGTTACTTTCTTTATTCAAGGGTTGGTCCCATCATGTTACTTATGTTGTTATTGAATATCGTATGTTCTGGGTTGTACTTCGTATGTGTGGTGTGGTTGTTCTTCTTTTACTGCATATTGTATTTGTACTGTATTTGACCTAATTGCTAATTTTTTACCGTAAGTTAAATTTTTGTGCAGACCATGGGTAAATTTAAGGTTGTTCAATGTTCAATGTTATAGCAAAGTGATCACTCCCTTAAATGGGCAAAAAAATGGCCTAGGACATCTGATCCTATTATATTGCCATTCACGTTCAAATGTGGCCCAGGCAGGCCTAAGAAACTATGCAGGAGAGAACCAGATGAGGCAAACTAACATAAATGGCAAAGAACAAATACCAGGCATAAGTGCAAAAATTATTTGGAACTTGGCCACAATGTTAAAACTTGCAAGAAAAATAAGTAAATTGTGCTTGTCCAATCTAAAAATGTGACATGGGATCTGACTACACAGACCAATCAGATTACCAAAGCCCAAGAAGCACAAAAAAAGGGTAATACTTTAACTTTAATTTATGTTTATGTGCAAATTATTTATGTCATTTAACAATGTCGTTACTTATATCAGGGGAGGCCTAAGGGGTCACTGAATGGCAGCACCAATAAGACAACAACAAAGACTGAAAAAACTCAGACAAAGAAGGAAAAAAATAAATGTTGAAGTTACTCCTAACAATGTTGAGCAAGAAGACAAGAAAGTTAAACAACCAGCCAACAATGTTGAACAACCAACTAACAATGTTGAAGTTCCTCCTAACAATGTTGAGCAAGCAGCCAATAATGTTGAACAACCATCTAATAATGTTGAAGTTCCTCCTAACAATGTTGGGCAAGCAACACGACAGACAGGTTTGAACAAGTACTGTGACATGGATGATGAGACATTGGAAGCATTACTGAGTAATGAAGATGTTTTGGACATTCGGCTTATAAGTATTGACACGTAACCTATCAAACCAAGTGCATCAAAGCCAAATGCATCAAAACCAAGTGAATCAAAGGCAAGTCTATCAAACTCGGATGGTGTTAGGATTTCTTTGGTAAAAAACCAAAAGTATGTACCAACAATGCCTTCAAACCACCACGTGTTGTGCAAATGTTTATACAAAAGCCAAGCAGCAGTTATCCTTTGAGTAAATTGATCCGTTGTCGCGCATGGGTCAAAATGAGTAATTAGAAACCTGTAGTTTAGCGGAAGCgacaactcgagtatcgtatcgcaaggattcttgtGTTATTGTTAACCTAATGAAATCTATTTAAGGGGGGGTTATGTTTTAGTGATCGATTTAgaaaaaaaatgattaaaataagcgattataaaataagtcaatctattgttttcggtttccggctaatcactggtttttacctaccaattccctaagcggcttcgatctctatttgattcaatttcgattgacaagcgcaatagatatatgacaaATTTATGTTCCTATATTCCAAATTAAGCAAACGGATGAATATAatcatgaattaagcaaacatgatttacaaacgcaatttaacgacaaagcgacgaaaacggcgattaacagttaggaatgcaatcatacgaatttaatcaaaagcattccataaaatacaagttaagcaaatgaaatttcatagaatagaattgaaagagaacaaaattaaattgatagaataaaaacctcaaagccttggaaattcggttacagcagattgactctagaagattagttcctcttcatgatcgcaaaaaagcaaaaagttatcgtGAATAAGGTGTAAAATGCTACGGTGTAATGGATGCTCCTTTTAAACAAAATAAGGGTTGcacttataattcaaactggACCGGAAAACTtaaattcggcccaacaaatggcccaaaagaaattatttcctaaagtacaaaacttcaacgaattatttgagacttctgcactccgaatcagcttttggcttcaacacaaaagttgtagcCCTTTCTCTTAGCTTTACAACGCATCTCAGAACGTGCAAAACGGCATCAtgtagctcaagttatgatctgaATAGTGAACATGtatcaaataaccgctaaaattgaaaatagcaaacgaaaatagattaaaggcaatCATGAACTTAAATccaaaaacataataaaatagtaaaataatcaaaataaattaGATAAATACCTAAGTATAATTATAGAAgaatatgcatcaaaatgcactgatcaaattcctccacacttgaacttttgcactccgagcaaaattacaatttcaaaacaaaaggaaagaaaacagagcatgcacttccaaaagttttcaagatacaaggtacaagcagaattctaagtctaagtttcaagaatatggtgttagta containing:
- the LOC127086471 gene encoding indole-3-acetic acid-amido synthetase GH3.6, translated to MSTSLDYDLSQKNKKALDIIEHITTHAYEIQKKVLAEILSHNANVEYLQRHGLNGQIDSETFKKLLPVITYEDIQNDINRIVNGDTSSILTANPVSHFLLSSGTSGGKTKLIPTTEEDFGRRSLLYSLLMPIMNQFVPDLDKGKGMYLMFIRNESETPGGIKASTSLTTYYKSSYFINRPYNPYTNFTSPNETILCVDSYQSMYSQLLCGLCQNKEVFRIGAVFASGLIRAIGFIEKNWSLFCDDIRTGTINPLITDISVREAVMKILKSDKNLADFIHSECSKGSWQGIINRLWPNTKYVDVIVTGSMSQYIPTLDYYSNGLPLVCTMYAASECLFGVNLNPLCKPCHVSYTLIPTMCYYEFLPVNRSNNDSLNEKEKQELVDLVDVKLDQEYELVVTTYAGLYRYKVGDVLKVTGFKNKAPQFEFVCRKNVVLSIDLDKTDEVELQNAIKNAATHLAPYDADVAEYTSYADTRSIPGHYVLYWELNLKGSTTIPDCVYEDCCLTIEDSLNSTYRQGRVLEKSIGALEIKIVEQGTFDKLMDYAISCGASINQYKTPRCVKSAPVVELLESGVMAEYFSPKCPQWVPGPKEWINS